One Paraburkholderia agricolaris DNA segment encodes these proteins:
- a CDS encoding VRR-NUC domain-containing protein yields the protein MAIDAPSDLRADAPYYLLNFERALAWLAERYDDLLDAHEHGFLRDFAALPQPSRALLVRMLMRKGELFRASRLSYDEIGCPFEAVAPLAALGWVDTEPHLTLDDLFALTTRPELLLIFADAIALIPGAKGLRKPDLLEALRPLFADGKGEGEGEGEGEGEGEGEGEERSVAAHPLSTWHCETTDRVFHVAVAPLCERLRLMFFGNLQQDWSEFVLADLGVFQYEKVAFAPSSRAFQQRADVDVYLALQACREALEWLPAGDAEAAAIDELVAAIAAIEISNPWLETRRAKLLFRVGQHCERQWNWPAALAVYERCAWPGARHRRLRVLERSERFDEAFALASQAAGTPESEEEMQRVARMLPRLQRKRGERVARVPAARPVERSTLVLPKPEAPQPVEYVARDHLTCESAPVHYVENALINSLFGLLCWEPVFAAVPGAFFHPFQRGPADLHAPDFHARRADQFATCLAQLESSAYRETILRHLQSKAGLQSPFVFWGLLTPELVALALDCLPAAHLKLWFERLLRDIRGNRSGLPDLIRFWPAERRYELIEVKGPGDRLQDNQIRWLAYCAQHGMPVRVLDVRWADEDAAKPEMVTVMETVTAATTAAPEAAAENVTTGAANEGAT from the coding sequence GTGGCAATAGATGCTCCGTCAGACCTCCGCGCTGATGCCCCTTACTACCTGCTGAACTTCGAGCGTGCGCTCGCGTGGCTTGCCGAGCGTTACGACGATCTGCTGGACGCGCACGAACACGGTTTTCTGCGCGATTTCGCCGCTTTGCCGCAGCCTTCGCGTGCGTTGCTGGTTCGCATGCTGATGCGCAAGGGCGAACTGTTCCGCGCCAGCCGCCTTTCTTATGACGAGATCGGCTGTCCCTTCGAGGCCGTTGCTCCCCTGGCGGCGCTCGGCTGGGTCGACACTGAACCGCACCTGACGCTCGACGATCTGTTCGCGCTCACAACCCGTCCCGAGTTGCTGCTGATCTTTGCGGATGCCATCGCGTTGATTCCAGGCGCGAAGGGCTTGCGCAAACCCGATCTGCTGGAAGCGCTGCGGCCGTTGTTCGCCGACGGCAAAGGCGAAGGCGAAGGCGAAGGCGAAGGCGAAGGCGAAGGCGAAGGCGAAGGCGAGGAACGAAGCGTTGCCGCGCATCCGTTGTCCACATGGCATTGCGAAACCACCGACCGCGTCTTCCACGTCGCCGTCGCGCCGCTCTGCGAACGTCTGCGCCTGATGTTCTTCGGCAATCTCCAGCAGGACTGGTCGGAGTTCGTGCTTGCCGATCTCGGGGTGTTCCAGTACGAGAAGGTTGCGTTCGCGCCGTCGTCGCGCGCATTCCAGCAGCGTGCGGACGTGGACGTCTACCTTGCGTTGCAGGCCTGCCGCGAAGCACTCGAATGGCTGCCCGCGGGTGACGCTGAAGCCGCCGCGATCGACGAACTCGTCGCCGCGATTGCCGCAATCGAAATTTCGAATCCCTGGCTCGAAACACGGCGCGCGAAATTGCTGTTTCGTGTCGGCCAGCATTGCGAGCGTCAATGGAACTGGCCTGCTGCGCTGGCCGTTTATGAGCGCTGTGCGTGGCCTGGCGCGCGCCATCGGCGCTTGCGGGTGCTCGAGCGCAGCGAACGGTTCGACGAAGCCTTCGCCCTCGCTTCGCAAGCCGCTGGCACGCCTGAAAGCGAAGAGGAAATGCAGCGCGTCGCGCGCATGCTGCCGCGGTTGCAGCGCAAGCGCGGCGAGCGGGTGGCGCGCGTGCCTGCCGCACGGCCGGTGGAGCGCAGCACACTGGTGCTGCCAAAGCCGGAGGCGCCACAACCGGTCGAATACGTTGCCCGGGATCATTTGACTTGCGAGTCCGCGCCGGTTCATTACGTCGAAAACGCGCTGATCAACTCGCTGTTCGGTTTGCTGTGCTGGGAGCCGGTGTTCGCGGCGGTGCCCGGCGCATTCTTCCATCCGTTCCAGCGCGGACCCGCCGATCTGCATGCGCCGGATTTTCATGCGCGCCGCGCGGACCAATTCGCCACCTGTCTGGCGCAACTCGAGAGCAGTGCCTATCGCGAAACGATTCTGCGGCATCTGCAAAGCAAGGCGGGTCTGCAATCGCCGTTTGTATTCTGGGGCTTGCTGACGCCGGAACTGGTGGCGTTGGCGCTCGATTGCCTGCCGGCCGCGCATCTGAAACTGTGGTTCGAGCGTCTGCTGCGCGATATCCGCGGCAACCGCTCAGGCCTGCCGGACCTGATTCGCTTCTGGCCGGCCGAGCGCCGTTATGAGTTGATCGAAGTGAAGGGCCCCGGCGACCGCTTGCAGGACAATCAGATCCGCTGGCTCGCCTACTGCGCGCAGCACGGCATGCCGGTACGGGTACTCGACGTACGCTGGGCCGATGAAGATGCCGCTAAGCCCGAGATGGTGACGGTGATGGAAACGGTGACAGCAGCCACGACAGCGGCTCCAGAAGCAGCGGCGGAAAACGTCACCACCGGTGCCGCGAACGAGGGCGCCACATGA